One genomic region from Thunnus maccoyii chromosome 16, fThuMac1.1, whole genome shotgun sequence encodes:
- the cep170ba gene encoding centrosomal protein of 170 kDa protein B isoform X3 — protein sequence MSVTSWFLVSSSGTRHRLPREMIFVGRDDCELMLQSRSVDKQHAVINYDPNTDEHMVKDLGSLNGTFVNDLRIPDQTYITLKLSDVIRFGYDAHVYILEKSQHKVPEEALKHEKYTSQLQLSIKALEAKVKEAQQLQSSEKSKDAVSNVRLPDRAERRAQSLTAATDSPISKPTPLYGQPSWWGEDEDPANKKQIRGGKSPERESPEPAKDVSRYEVNGSLSDSQAKSIFSYRREPSYFEIPTKELQQRSPKKQESQVHEVPTKDTPDPSESVPSTPTPPVVQSHASFTIEFDDCMPGKMKIKDHVTKFSFRQQRKLPSTDVVTTPTEVMSAESKVADWLVQSNASMIRRRSKAEDMYSTNSDPSLLKTTKVNHGEDGTHSDSGDPATNGKDILQSEPQIGSKVSPQPLRASPPQRFTSPDSEEPLSYSPTESQSLSSLGKADPQQAFVIEFFDDNSRKKRSQSFTGNTTPPEPSGPRVQLEKARKTSSPNGERHVPCPASATPPTQRYTVPLKGSASTGPQRAGSLRREKTEDRISTNFSSRSSSSVSVRPFSSVGRRSKLGQEFTAELLKQAKQASTASWEKNTSSPPTKAQTGTKVASQSDQRSPSPPSSNAPYQPQTSSPIHQPVPLKAPMMPMASQSAEVKSSHGGLRNEEEDSLSDAGTYTIEADIQDKELEEARNKIDQVQRAGAVLQGAPKWMSCWASLADSYTESGPSSGLFDTPSQMELSGGARGTIIHKATLSRSHDSGDSEGSRARRILPQVPLGEKNDIPAPSIHVHYDPHSTFDVGENSLVAPRSQEGSHKLSVQDDVEPDSLSDASKSDDGSIIEQRRTLSDTEEKKNEDKPKLPAKSTSFYIGSGEPVSRPERGGSKPNTPKTERKHPTKTFSTATLTKQRGNQDSGKVKPSMSAPILGQGTQSPDLKEGTVSPLIRQESFTKERPSNAKLPNISSEPPQRDPDPELFQGSCSQDTQSYLKQTEDVLAALEAKLQAGQSETTPSPMMDSLSGESDVDTSSTVSQHSNKTRPNTLTKKPSNSGFHREKSSASIASQESNHQSSTSERLSEKRRSQGTDSSNKTESVRRPVGLRRSIGKRGSTDLSDDPQSSSVPYSDQESNTRQTRKKYTVPLQKEDAKSSRGSQALSRANSLSAPRPTRASMLRRARLGEASDNEGTETDRLSQEADNIPAKQPQEPKKLSRLDMLAMPRKRTSSFNTPSDTEASSTSQWTGKSTGFSNRSAESGTSSVRRASAPGPKPAERPQKAALSKTPITRGRSSSAKYASSTASSRRRQKGSDYTSTSDEEYDSNQSTPKHKRSQPSSASHSPRSHPRPQPVVALRPKPRSRDSEDENHEGDAFHNWSSHSAEIARLSQDLAKDLAILAREIHDVAGDGDPQNSAAESSTPVSTVTAHEQLVQRIPEAGLNYQRVPPSSASAMDTDQNSSDHEQTSRQRARNREEVIVDNLMLNPVSQIIMAIRENTEQLAGKIKVLFQDRMDVWEEIESKVNSDNDVPVVKTSNKEITSILKELRRVQRQLEVINTVVEPSGQPEETKASASAVSSSSGVRPSRTPSSRDWRTIHSASKRGGGQRPGESVRRAAVTPDDLREGYLV from the exons ATGAGTGTGACATCATGGTTTCTGGTCAGCAGCTCTGGCACACGCCACCGGTTGCCACGGGAGATGATCTTTGTCGGCCGGGACGATTGCGAGTTAatgctgcag TCTCGAAGTGTGGACAAACAGCACGCTGTGATCAACTACGACCCAAACACAGACGAGCACATGGTGAAGGACCTTGGCAGTTTGAATGGG ACTTTTGTGAATGACCTCAGAATCCCAGACCAGACGTACATCACCCTCAAGCTCTCAGATGTCATTCGCTTCGGTTATG ATGCTCATGTATATATCCTGGAGAAGAGTCAACACAAAGTCCCAGAAGAAGCTCTTAAA CATGAGAAGTACACCAGCCAGTTGCAGCTTAGTATAAAAGCCCTGGAGGCCAAGGTGAAGGAAGCACAGCAGCTCCAGAGCTCAGAGAAGAGCAAAGATGCTGTCTCAAATGTCAGGCTACCGGACAGGGCTGAGCGAAGAGCCCAATCACTAACAG CTGCCACAGATTCTCCGATATCCAAGCCTACTCCTCTGTACGGCCAACCGTCCTGGTGGGGGGAGGATGAGGACCCAGCCAACAAAAAGCAGATCAGAGGTGGAAAATCGCCAGAACGGGAGTCCCCAG AGCCTGCTAAAGATGTATCCAGATATGAGGTCAACGGTTCTCTGTCTGACAGTCAGGCCAAGTCCATCTTCTCCTACCGCCGAGAGCCCAGCTACTTTGAGATCCCAACGAAGGAGCTCCAGCAGCGATCTCCCAAGAAACAGGAGTCGCAGGTTCATGAGGTTCCAACTAAGGACACTCCAGATCCCTCTGAGTCTGTCCCCTCTACCCCCACACCTCCCGTGGTCCAAAGCCATGCCTCCTTCACCATTGAATTTGATGACTGCATGCCAGGCAAAATGAAGATCAAGGACCACGTGACCAAGTTCTCTTTCCGCCAGCAGCGCAAGCTGCCTTCCACAGATGTTGTTACCACACCCACTGAGGTGATGTCAGCAGAAAGCAAAGTTGCTGATTGGCTGGTCCAAAGCAATGCTAGCATGATAAGGAGGAGGTCAAAGGCTGAAGACATGTATAGCACCAACAGTGACCCGTCACTTCTAAAGACTACCAAGG TAAACCACGGTGAGGATGGCACGCACAGTGATTCAGGGGATCCTGCAACCAATGGAAAAGATATTCTGCAGTCAGAACCTCAGATTGGGTCCAAGGTGTCTCCACAACCCCTGAGAGCCTCCCCGCCACAACGCTTCACCTCCCCTGACTCTGAGGAGCCTTTGTCCTATTCTCCTACAGAGTCTCAGTCCCTTTCCAGCCTTGGCAAGGCTGATCCTCAACAAGCCTTTGTCATTGAGTTCTTTGATGATAACTCAAGAAAGAAGCGTTCCCAGTCCTTCACTGGTAACACTACCCCACCTGAGCCATCAGGCCCCAGGGTCCAGCTGGAGAAGGCAAGGAAAACCTCGAGCCCAAATGGGGAGAGACATGTCCCGTGTCCAGCCTCCGCCACTCCCCCAACCCAACGATACACTGTCCCCCTAAAGGGCTCTGCTTCCACAGGTCCCCAAAGAGCTGGCTCTCTAAGAAGGGAGAAGACAGAGGACCGGATCAGCACAAACTTTTCCTCTCGCTCTTCATCCTCTGTTTCTGTTAGGCCTTTTAGCAGCGTGGGACGGAGATCCAAACTTGGCCAGGAATTTACTGCCGAATTGCTCAAACAAGCAAAGCAGGCCTCTACTGCCAGCTGGGAGAAAAATACATCTAGTCCCCCAACAAAAGCCCAAACAGGGACAAAGGTAGCATCACAGTCTGATCAGAGGTCACCTAGCCCTCCTTCATCTAATGCTCCCTATCAGCCCCAGACATCCTCCCCTATCCACCAGCCTGTTCCCCTCAAGGCTCCCATGATGCCAATGGCATCTCAGAGTGCAGAAGTCAAGAGTTCCCATGGTGGCCTCAGAAACGAAGAGGAAGACAGTCTGAGTGACGCAGGAACCTACACCATTGAAGCTGATATCCAAGATAAAGAGCTAGAAGAGGCACGGAACAAGATCGATCAG GTTCAGCGAGCAGGTGCAGTGTTACAGGGGGCTCCTAAGTGGATGTCTTGCTGGGCCAGCTTGGCAGACAGCTACACGGAATCTGGCCCTTCGTCTGGCCTCTTTGACACCCCTTCCCAGATGGAGCTGTCAGGAGGGG cacGAGGTACAATCATCCACAAGGCAACGCTCAGCAGAAGTCATGACAGCGGCGACTCTGAAGGCTCAAGAGCTCGCCGCATCCTGCCCCAGGTACCGCTGGGGGAGAAGAATGACATTCCAGCTCCCAGCATTCATGTTCATTATGACCCACATTCAACCTTTGATGTAGGAGAGAATAGCTTGGTCGCCCCAAGGTCTCAGGAAGGCAGTCATAAGTTATCAGTGCAGGATGACGTAGAGCCTGACAGTCTGAGTGATGCCAGTAAATCAGATGATGGTTCCATCATAGAACAGAGGAGAACGCTGTCAGacacagaagagaagaaaaatgaggaCAAGCCCAAACTCCCGGCCAAGTCTACATCATTCTACATCGGGTCAGGAGAGCCTGTGTCCCGACCAGAACGTGGAGGCTCAAAACCGAACACTCCTAAGACTGAGAGAAAACATCCAACCAAAACCTTCTCAACGGCCACTCTGACCAAACAGAGAGGTAACCAGGACTCTGGGAAAGTCAAGCCCAGTATGTCAGCTCCTATCCTGGGCCAGGGGACACAGAGCCCCGACTTAAAAGAAGGTACAGTATCCCCATTAATCAGACAAGAGAGCTTCACCAAGGAGCGGCCAAGCAATGCCAAATTGCCCAACATCTCCAGCGAGCCTCCTCAAAGAGACCCAGACCCCGAATTATTCCAGGGATCCTGCAGTCAGGACACTCAATCTTACCTCAAACAAACAGAGGATGTTTTGGCTGCTCTGGAGGCCAAACTCCAAGCAGGACAATCAGAAACCACTCCGTCTCCTATGATGGACTCTCTCTCTGGGGAGTCTGATGTGGATACCTCCAGCACAGTCAGCCAGCATAGCAATAAGACCAGGCCAAACACACTGACTAAAAAACCCTCTAATAGTGGCTTCCACAGGGAGAAGTCTTCAGCCAGTATAGCTAGCCAGGAGTCAAATCACCAGTCCTCTACTTCTGAGCGCCTGTCAGAAAAGCGGCGCTCTCAGGGAACAGACAGCAGTAATAAAACTGAGTCTGTGAGGAGACCAGTTGGACTTAGACGTAGTATTGGGAAACGTGGCTCCACAGACCTAAGTGACGACCCTCAGAGCTCCAGTGTACCTTACTCTGATCAAGAGTCAAACACCCGCCAAACCCGCAAGAAATACACTGTGCCCCTTCAAAAGGAGGACGCTAAGAGCTCCAGAGGATCCCAGGCCTTAAGTCGTGCCAACAGCTTGTCAGCCCCAAGACCCACCAGGGCGTCCATGCTTCGACGGGCACGCCTTGGCGAGGCTTCAGACAACGAGGGCACCGAGACAGACAGGCTGTCACAGGAGGCAGACAACATTCCAGCTAAGCAACCCCAGGAACCCAAGAAACTCTCAAGGTTGGATATGCTGGCGATGCCTCGTAAGAGGACAAGCTCGTTCAACACACCCAGCGACACTGAGGCCTCTTCCACCTCACAGTGGACAGGCAAGAGCACAGGATTCTCCAACCGCAGTGCAGAGTCTGGCACCAGCTCGGTTCGCAGGGCCTCTGCTCCGGGGCCGAAACCTGCAGAAAGACCGCAGAAAGCAGCGCTCAGCAAGACACCAATTACTCGCGGACGTTCCAGCAGTGCCAAATATGCCAGTAGCACAGCAA GCTCCAGGAGACGACAGAAAGGCTCTGACTATACCTCTACCTCAGACGAGGAGTACGACTCAAACCAGAGCACTCCTAAACACAAACGCTCCCAACCTTCCTCAGCTTCCCATAGCCCACGCAGTCATCCTCGGCCCCAGCCTGTGGTTGCGCTCCGTCCAAAACCCCGCAGCAGAGACTCTGAGGACGAGAACCATGAGGGAGACGCCTTCCACAATTGGTCCTCCCACAGTGCTGAGATTGCAAG GTTGAGTCAAGACCTGGCTAAAGACCTAGCTATCTTAGCCAGAGAGATCCATGATGTGGCAGGTGATGGTGACCCACAGAACtctgcagcagagagcagcacacctgtctccacaGTGACCGCTCATGAACAg CTGGTTCAACGTATTCCAGAGGCTGGATTAAACTACCAGAGAGTCCCACCAAGTTCTGCATCAGCAATGGACACTGACCAGAACTCGAGTGACCATGAACAGACCTCCAGGCAGCGAGCTCGGAACAGAGAAGAG GTCATTGTGGACAATCTGATGCTGAATCCAGTGTCTCAGATCATCATGGCCATCAGAGAGAACACTGAGCAACTTGCTGGGAAAATTAA GGTACTGTTCCAAGACAGGATGGATGTTTGGGAAGAAATTGAGTCCAAAGTTAATTCTGACAATGACGTCCCAGTTGTCAAAACCTCCAACAAG GAAATCACATCTATTTTGAAAGAACTCAGGAGAGTTCAGAGACAACTTGAAG tCATTAACACAGTCGTGGAGCCCAGTGGGCAGCCTGAGGAGACCAAGGCCTCAGCGTCTGCTGTCTCTTCCTCGTCTGGAGTTCGGCCCTCTCGAACACCGTCCTCGCGAGACTGGCGAACAATCCACTCCGCCTCTAAACGCGGTGGCGGCCAGAGGCCCGGCGAGAGTGTCAGGAGAGCAGCTGTGACACCAGATGATCTCAGAGAGGGATATCTGGTTTGA